A genomic region of Zalophus californianus isolate mZalCal1 chromosome 1, mZalCal1.pri.v2, whole genome shotgun sequence contains the following coding sequences:
- the XAB2 gene encoding pre-mRNA-splicing factor SYF1, giving the protein MVVMARLSRPQRPDLVFEEEDLPYEEEIMRNQFSVKCWLRYIEFKQGAPKPRLNQLYERALKLLPCSYKLWYRYLKARRAQVKRRCVTDPAYEDANNCHERAFVFMHKMPRLWLDYCQFLMDQGRVTHTRRTFDRALRALPITQHSRIWPLYLRFLRSHPLPETAVRGYRRFLKLSPESAEEYIEYLKSSDRLDEAAQRLATVVNDERFVSKAGKSNYQLWHELCDLISQNPDKVQSLNVDAIIRGGLTRFTDQLGKLWCSLADYYIRSGHFEKARDVYEEAIRTVMTVRDFTQVFDSYAQFEESMIAAKMETASELGREEEDDVDLELRLARFEQLISRRPLLLNSVLLRQNPHHVHEWHKRVALHQGRPREIINTYTEAVQTVDPFKATGKPHTLWVAFAKFYEDNGQLDDARIILEKATKVSFKQVDDLASVWCECGELELRHENYDQALRLLRKATALPARRAEYFDGSEPVQNRVYKSLKVWSMLADLEESLGTFQSTKAVYDRILDLRIATPQIVINYAMFLEEHKYFEESFKAYERGISLFKWPNVSDIWSTYLTKFIARYGGRKLERARDLFEQALDGCPPKYAKTLYLLYAQLEEEWGLARHAMAVYERATRAVEPAQQYDMFNIYIKRAAEIYGVTHTRGIYQKAIEVLSDEHAREMCLRFADMECRLGEIDRARAIYSFCSQICDPRTTGAFWQTWKDFEVRHGNEDTIREMLRIRRSVQATYNTQVNFMASQMLKVSGSATGTVSDLAPGQSGMDDMKLLEQRAEQLAAEAERDQPPRAQSKILFVRSDASREELAELAQQANPEEIELGEDDDEDDMDLEPNEVRLEQQSVPAAVFGSLKED; this is encoded by the exons GAGGAAGAGGACCTCCCCTATGAGGAGGAGATCATGCGGAACCAGTTCTCGGTCAAGTGCTGGCTCCGCTACATTGAGTTCAAACAAGGTGCCCCGAAGCCCAGGCTCAACCAGCTGTATGAGCGGGCACTGAAGCTGCTGCCCTGCAG CTACAAACTCTGGTATCGATACCTGAAGGCACGCCGGGCACAGGTGAAGCGTCGCTGCGTGACTGACCCTGCCTATGAAGATGCCAACAACTGCCACGAGAGGGCCTTTGTGTTCATGCacaag ATGCCCCGTCTGTGGCTGGACTACTGCCAATTCCTGATGGACCAGGGCCGCGTCACGCACACCCGCCGCACGTTTGACCGTGCCCTCCGGGCCCTGCCCATCACGCAGCACTCTCGTATCTGGCCCCTGTACCTGCGCTTCCTCCGCTCCCACCCGCTGCCTGAGACAGCTGTGCGGGGCTACCGGCGTTTCCTCAAG CTTAGCCCCGAGAGCGCAGAGGAGTACATCGAGTACCTCAAGTCCAGCGACCGGCTGGATGAAGCCGCGCAGCGCCTGGCCACCGTGGTCAATGATGAGCGCTTCGTGTCCAAGGCTGGCAAGTCCAACTACCAG CTGTGGCACGAGCTCTGTGACCTCATCTCCCAGAACCCGGACAAGGTGCAGTCGCTCAATGTGGATGCCATCATCCGCGGGGGCCTCACCCGCTTCACTGACCAGCTGGGCAAGCTCTGGTGCTCGCTGGCTGACTACTATATCCGCAGCGGCCACTTCGAGAAG GCTCGAGATGTGTATGAGGAGGCCATCCGGACCGTGATGACCGTGCGGGACTTCACCCAGGTGTTCGACAGCTACGCCCAGTTTGAGGAGAGCATGATTGCAGCCAAGATGGAGACAGCCTCAGAACTGGGGCGGGAGGAGGAAG ATGATGTGGACCTGGAGCTGCGCCTGGCCCGCTTCGAGCAGCTCATCAGCCGGCGGCCCCTGCTCCTCAACAGCGTCTTGCTGCGCCAGAACCCGCACCACGTGCACGAGTGGCACAAGCGCGTGGCCCTGCACCAGGGCCGTCCCCGGGAG ATCATCAACACATACACGGAGGCTGTGCAGACGGTGGACCCTTTCAAGGCGACAGGCAAGCCCCACACGCTGTGGGTCGCATTTGCCAAGTTTTACGAAGACAACGGGCAGCTGGATGAT GCCCGCATCATCCTGGAGAAGGCCACCAAGGTGAGCTTCAAGCAGGTGGACGACCTGGCCAGCGTGTGGTGTGAGTGCGGCGAGCTGGAGCTCCGGCACGAGAACTATGACCAGGCCTTGCGGTTGTTGCGG AAGGCCACCGCGCTGCCCGCCCGCCGAGCCGAGTACTTTGACGGCTCGGAGCCTGTGCAGAACCGTGTGTACAAGTCGCTGAAGGTGTGGTCGATGCTCGCTGACCTGGAGGAGAGCCTAGGCACCTTCCAG TCCACCAAGGCCGTGTATGACCGCATCCTGGACCTGCGCATCGCCACGCCCCAGATCGTCATCAACTACGCCATGTTCCTGGAGGAGCACAAGTACTTTGAGGAGAGCTTCAAG GCGTACGAGCGCGGCATCTCGCTGTTCAAGTGGCCCAACGTGTCCGACATCTGGAGCACCTACCTGACCAAATTCATCGCCCGCTACGGGGGCCGCAAGCTGGAGCGAGCACGGGACCTCTTTGAACAGGCGCTGGACGGCTGCCCTCCCAAATACGCAAAGA CGCTGTACCTGCTGTACGCGCAgctggaggaggagtggggcCTGGCCCGGCACGCCATGGCCGTGTACGAGCGCGCCACCAGGGCCGTGGAGCCCGCGCAGCAGTACGACATGTTCAACATCTACATCAAGCGTGCGGCCGAGATCTACGGCGTCACCCACACCCGTGGCATCTATCAGAAGGCCATTGAG GTGCTGTCAGATGAGCACGCCCGGGAGATGTGCCTGCGGTTCGCAGACATGGAGTGCAGGCTTGGCGAGATCGACCGGGCACGCGCCATCTACAGCTTCTGCTCCCAGATCTGCGACCCCCGG ACCACTGGGGCTTTCTGGCAAACGTGGAAGGACTTCGAGGTCCGGCATGGCAATGAGGACACCATCCGGGAGATGCTGCGGATCCGCCGCAGCGTGCAGGCCACATACAACACTCAGGTCAACTTCATGGCCTCGCAGATGCTCAAGGTGTCAGGCAGCGCCACGGGCACTG TGTCTGACCTGGCCCCTGGGCAGAGCGGCATGGATGACATGAAGCTGCTGGAGCAGCGAGCAGAGCAGCTAGCCGCCGAGGCCGAGCGGGACCAGCCCCCGCGGGCCCAGAGCAAGATCCTGTTTGTGAG GAGTGACGCCTCCCGGGAGGAGCTGGCCGAGCTGGCCCAGCAAGCCAACCCGGAGGAGATCGAGCTGGGTGAGGACGACGACGAGGACGACATGGACCTGGAGCCCAATG AGGTGCGGCTGGAACAGCAGAGTGTGCCGGCCGCCGTGTTCGGGAGCCTGAAGGAGGACTGA